In Armatimonadota bacterium, one DNA window encodes the following:
- a CDS encoding GNAT family N-acetyltransferase, with the protein MSESKGVDLVRPLANAARMTRRIRMLKDAGLLARRTFTEHISRAITPEDLREAYRLVHDVYVEQGYILPHRTGLRVRVFEALPHTATFIAKDQGEIVGTMSLVLEAPGLGLPSEKLFREEIRALRANSGHRPLCEVSNLAVRPEYRRTSVFYELIQPIFAQAFLWKCSYGFISICPKHAKFFQDVIQFDPWGDCRTYCEETNDEVVGMSMDLATIERRFKATDELLGDDGFLHRDFFADNPFIDKCREWELAALCAFRDSEPLRSLLIEEACLLERCSDDERECLRIAWGPLLSRTLLTECPDDTCEETRFGGIIVRVI; encoded by the coding sequence ATGAGCGAATCTAAGGGTGTAGACCTGGTGCGCCCACTGGCGAACGCCGCCAGAATGACGCGTCGCATTCGAATGCTCAAGGACGCCGGGCTCCTGGCGCGCAGGACCTTCACCGAGCATATCAGCCGGGCGATTACTCCGGAGGATCTGCGTGAGGCCTACAGGCTCGTCCACGATGTCTATGTCGAACAGGGGTACATCCTGCCGCACCGCACCGGCCTTCGCGTCCGCGTCTTCGAAGCTTTGCCGCACACGGCGACTTTCATCGCGAAAGATCAGGGCGAGATCGTGGGCACAATGAGTCTGGTGCTGGAAGCCCCCGGTCTGGGCCTTCCATCGGAGAAGCTCTTTCGCGAGGAGATCCGGGCGCTGCGGGCCAACTCAGGCCACCGACCGTTGTGCGAAGTGAGTAACCTGGCCGTGAGACCCGAGTACCGCCGTACCAGCGTCTTCTATGAGCTCATCCAACCCATCTTCGCACAGGCCTTCCTCTGGAAATGCTCCTACGGGTTCATCTCGATCTGCCCGAAACACGCGAAGTTCTTCCAGGACGTCATCCAGTTCGACCCCTGGGGTGATTGCAGGACCTACTGCGAGGAGACAAATGACGAAGTCGTCGGTATGTCCATGGACCTGGCGACCATCGAGCGCCGTTTCAAGGCAACCGACGAGCTGCTTGGAGACGATGGTTTTCTCCACCGGGATTTCTTCGCGGACAATCCGTTCATCGACAAATGCCGCGAGTGGGAACTTGCGGCGCTGTGCGCTTTCCGTGACTCGGAGCCCCTTCGGTCTCTCCTCATCGAAGAAGCCTGCCTGCTGGAACGGTGCAGCGACGATGAACGGGAATGCCTTCGGATCGCATGGGGTCCGCTTCTTTCCCGTACTCTCTTGACCGAGTGCCCGGACGACACCTGCGAAGAAACGCGCTTCGGAGGCATCATCGTACGGGTCATCTAG
- a CDS encoding SLBB domain-containing protein has product MAMTRGTVRSGDLIDIYIADEPEFSGQFPVSADGKIKMPYLGVIAVAGKSTEQVARIIADKGRKYLVDPVVVVSIVGGTSALVHIMGEVPRQGPVPLDEAPNLLSLLAASGGVTPTGDLSQIVIVRGKQRIRVPADVEGGVDFIPANVPLSEGDMVIVPRKPEKMVFVTGAVQRPGFVPIEQANTCTRAFILAGGGVSGAALSRSYILRGPERIEVDLTRLLDGSADTEDVAMQDKDVLVIPLASSETGVGAPEVAIVAGAVLTPGAMPLAQVQSAARAVTLAGGLAPTANPSASYILRDGTRIDADLQAILRGTSEDIPLKANDILVVPSLPIDSVYVVGAVASPGPRLMTWADTLAKAVTFAGGPTPLADQTQCYILRGKETIPFDLGALMRGGAGDVALEANDLIVVPPKTPERLQQEQWERSVVVAGAVAQPTRVPLAQADSLMRVLVYAGGVTPMADLAGVQVLRGAERIRLDITDLMTGKGSDDIIVQPGDLVIVPTKSPDQVAQEQLARMALIAGAVNQPQLVPIVQVPTVRRAVVFAGGTAPNADLEGSYILRGEQLVYVDLGAIMNGEAEDVPLQAGDLLVVPILTMERAMARQAAVTGAVMQPRPAPLSQARTVSRAIIYAGGPAPNADLSAAYILRGSDRISVDGEAAISGSGPDPELRPGDMLVVPQISQLPVVIVGAVRQASAQPANMADSVAKAVTLAGGLLPTADGKRGYVLRDGTRIDVDIPAILAGGEDFPLKPSDLLVVPTMTAANQMAASILVMGAVARPGMIPAELAATARQAVLLAGGFTTNANPAQCQLLRRELSSEVDLEAVMSGSQPDFAVGGGDVLIVPDKADAMVYVAGAVTAPGPQAHHWSNSVSRALALASPAPQADLERTYVLRGATRVDIDALRILHGEEADFDLQPDDLIVVPLRSPEADLASRARESVTIAGAVARPGLFAPEQCDTVARAMAWVGGPTPQADLEHAYVLRGKETISLNLAQLGSEGGPDNVALQANDILVVPVLTPEMLAAQEFSRRIMVSGAVPQPGMLLHEQAGTVNAALAMAGGVTEAADLEGAYVLREGIRHDINLKAIRNGTAPDFSLQPRDVLVVPPRVPEMVMVAGAVRAPGRVPLDQAGTVLSALTVSGGAAEAADLQAAFIVRDGERVPVNLRAVIAGESEDLALQADDVLMVPAADPDPVYVIGNVKAPGAHPITRAVTASKALVLSGGPIDLVSDLRGAYIMRGSERIPVDLDAVINRGQADADVPLLANDALVVPKAEENFHVIGEVKQPGSYLLTQADTVLAALAIAGGTLPTANLEAATLLRDGQTIPLDLRALLDNRDYATNLELQAGDSLVIPLSKARVFVFGSVGRPGAYPLQPGDTYLDLIAHAGGLSGQSRVDRIWIVRAARQNPVPETSGTSGDKTASASTTTPAPRTAQPSRTRREEQAAGEPSIHRAFGGAPSHLQPPAPRDGSVRAGSAQQGAPVRVKDRYSITELTRLDATSYAGTPQDGDLIYVPGPKERKQNLLDWLLNIGVGRLLFND; this is encoded by the coding sequence ATGGCGATGACCCGGGGCACCGTCCGGTCTGGCGACCTCATCGACATCTATATCGCAGACGAGCCTGAGTTCTCGGGGCAGTTCCCCGTCTCCGCCGACGGCAAGATCAAGATGCCGTATCTCGGGGTCATTGCGGTTGCCGGGAAATCCACTGAACAAGTCGCGCGGATTATTGCAGACAAGGGCAGGAAGTACCTGGTCGACCCCGTGGTTGTCGTGTCCATTGTTGGCGGCACATCGGCGCTTGTACATATCATGGGAGAGGTGCCGCGCCAGGGACCGGTACCGCTTGACGAGGCACCCAATCTCCTTAGTCTGCTCGCGGCTTCAGGCGGGGTTACGCCAACGGGTGATCTGAGCCAGATCGTGATCGTTCGGGGTAAGCAGCGGATCAGGGTTCCGGCGGACGTCGAAGGCGGTGTTGATTTTATTCCAGCCAACGTTCCCCTGTCTGAGGGGGACATGGTCATCGTACCGCGCAAGCCCGAAAAAATGGTGTTCGTCACGGGCGCGGTCCAGCGCCCCGGTTTTGTTCCCATCGAGCAGGCGAACACCTGCACCCGCGCCTTCATCCTGGCAGGAGGCGGCGTATCCGGCGCGGCGCTGTCCCGGTCCTACATTCTTCGAGGCCCCGAACGGATCGAGGTCGATCTCACGCGGCTTCTCGACGGCTCGGCGGATACTGAAGACGTGGCAATGCAGGACAAGGACGTACTCGTAATTCCGCTGGCATCCAGCGAGACAGGCGTTGGGGCACCGGAGGTAGCCATCGTTGCGGGTGCCGTCCTTACCCCAGGTGCGATGCCATTGGCGCAGGTCCAGTCCGCGGCTCGTGCCGTGACCCTGGCAGGAGGGCTTGCCCCGACCGCGAACCCCAGCGCTTCCTACATCCTGCGTGACGGGACTCGTATCGATGCGGATCTCCAGGCGATCCTTCGGGGAACCTCGGAGGATATCCCGCTCAAGGCCAATGACATCCTGGTCGTGCCCTCGCTACCCATTGACAGCGTGTACGTCGTAGGGGCTGTGGCGAGCCCGGGTCCGAGACTGATGACCTGGGCCGACACGCTGGCGAAGGCCGTCACTTTCGCGGGCGGGCCCACACCCCTTGCTGACCAGACACAGTGCTACATCCTGAGAGGCAAGGAAACGATCCCGTTCGACCTCGGCGCTCTTATGCGAGGCGGGGCCGGGGACGTTGCTCTCGAGGCCAACGACCTAATTGTCGTTCCTCCGAAAACCCCGGAGCGGCTGCAGCAGGAACAGTGGGAACGCAGCGTGGTGGTCGCCGGGGCGGTCGCGCAGCCCACGCGGGTGCCGTTGGCTCAGGCTGATAGCCTGATGCGGGTGCTCGTGTACGCAGGCGGCGTCACACCCATGGCAGACTTGGCCGGTGTGCAGGTGCTGCGCGGCGCTGAGCGGATTCGGCTGGACATCACAGACCTCATGACTGGCAAGGGGTCGGATGACATCATCGTCCAGCCGGGGGATCTCGTGATCGTGCCCACGAAGTCGCCCGATCAGGTTGCGCAGGAGCAACTGGCGCGTATGGCGCTGATTGCCGGCGCGGTCAATCAGCCCCAGTTGGTGCCCATCGTTCAGGTGCCGACCGTGCGTCGCGCCGTTGTGTTCGCGGGCGGAACCGCCCCGAATGCCGACCTGGAAGGCTCCTACATTCTCAGGGGAGAGCAACTGGTATACGTCGATCTTGGGGCAATCATGAACGGTGAGGCCGAGGATGTACCACTGCAGGCGGGGGATCTGCTGGTGGTGCCGATTCTGACGATGGAACGCGCGATGGCGCGCCAGGCAGCAGTCACCGGCGCCGTTATGCAGCCGCGGCCGGCGCCCCTCTCTCAGGCGCGCACCGTGTCACGCGCAATCATCTACGCCGGCGGCCCAGCGCCTAATGCGGACCTGTCGGCAGCGTATATCCTGCGCGGCAGCGATCGCATCAGCGTGGACGGCGAGGCAGCGATCAGTGGCAGCGGCCCGGATCCCGAACTTCGGCCCGGGGATATGTTGGTGGTGCCACAGATAAGCCAGCTTCCGGTGGTCATCGTCGGCGCGGTGAGGCAAGCGTCGGCGCAACCGGCAAATATGGCCGACTCGGTGGCCAAAGCGGTGACACTGGCCGGAGGTCTGCTTCCCACTGCCGACGGCAAACGTGGCTATGTGCTGAGAGATGGAACGCGTATCGATGTGGATATCCCGGCGATCCTGGCCGGTGGAGAAGACTTCCCCCTCAAACCCAGCGACCTGCTGGTCGTGCCGACAATGACTGCGGCGAACCAGATGGCCGCCTCGATCCTCGTAATGGGGGCAGTTGCACGCCCTGGAATGATCCCGGCCGAACTGGCCGCCACTGCTCGGCAAGCCGTGCTGCTAGCCGGTGGCTTCACGACCAACGCAAACCCTGCACAGTGCCAGCTCTTGCGCCGCGAGTTGAGCAGTGAGGTTGACCTGGAAGCCGTCATGTCGGGATCGCAGCCAGATTTCGCTGTTGGCGGGGGAGACGTCCTCATCGTTCCCGACAAGGCAGACGCTATGGTCTACGTTGCCGGGGCCGTGACTGCACCCGGTCCACAGGCGCACCACTGGAGCAATTCGGTCTCTCGGGCTCTAGCCTTGGCAAGTCCTGCTCCCCAAGCAGATCTTGAGCGCACGTATGTATTGCGAGGGGCGACACGTGTGGACATTGACGCCCTGAGAATACTGCACGGCGAGGAGGCCGACTTTGATCTGCAGCCCGATGACCTCATCGTCGTCCCCCTGAGGTCACCCGAGGCGGACCTTGCAAGCCGAGCTCGGGAGAGTGTGACTATCGCGGGCGCGGTCGCGCGCCCGGGCCTCTTCGCGCCGGAGCAGTGCGACACCGTAGCGCGCGCCATGGCCTGGGTCGGGGGACCAACCCCCCAGGCAGACCTCGAGCACGCTTACGTGCTCCGCGGGAAAGAGACCATCTCTCTGAACCTGGCACAGCTCGGTAGCGAGGGCGGGCCGGACAACGTCGCGTTGCAGGCCAACGACATCCTCGTGGTTCCAGTCTTGACACCGGAAATGCTCGCGGCCCAGGAGTTTTCTCGCCGGATCATGGTGAGCGGTGCTGTCCCGCAACCTGGAATGCTGCTGCACGAGCAAGCAGGGACGGTAAACGCCGCCCTTGCCATGGCTGGCGGCGTGACAGAAGCCGCTGACCTCGAGGGTGCATACGTGCTGCGCGAAGGCATCCGGCACGATATCAACCTCAAAGCGATCCGCAACGGAACGGCGCCCGACTTTTCTCTGCAACCGCGAGACGTGCTGGTAGTGCCCCCTCGTGTTCCCGAGATGGTCATGGTTGCGGGTGCGGTGCGGGCGCCAGGCCGCGTGCCTCTTGATCAAGCCGGCACGGTGCTGTCTGCTCTCACTGTGAGTGGCGGGGCAGCTGAAGCAGCCGATCTGCAAGCGGCGTTCATCGTCCGCGATGGCGAACGCGTCCCTGTGAACCTGCGTGCTGTCATAGCGGGCGAGAGTGAAGATTTGGCCCTGCAGGCTGACGACGTACTCATGGTTCCAGCAGCGGATCCGGATCCAGTTTACGTGATTGGGAACGTCAAAGCGCCCGGTGCCCACCCGATCACGCGTGCTGTCACAGCCTCCAAGGCTCTCGTGCTGAGCGGCGGCCCCATCGACCTTGTCTCTGACCTGCGGGGCGCGTATATCATGCGGGGAAGCGAGCGCATCCCGGTTGATCTTGACGCCGTGATCAACCGGGGGCAAGCAGACGCAGATGTGCCGCTTCTGGCCAACGATGCGCTGGTGGTGCCCAAAGCAGAGGAGAATTTCCACGTTATCGGCGAGGTCAAACAACCGGGCAGTTATCTTCTCACGCAAGCCGATACGGTGCTCGCAGCGCTTGCGATCGCAGGCGGCACGTTGCCCACGGCGAACCTTGAAGCTGCCACTCTGCTGCGCGATGGGCAGACGATACCTTTGGACCTGCGGGCTCTTCTCGACAATAGAGACTACGCGACGAACCTCGAGCTACAGGCAGGCGACTCTCTCGTCATCCCGCTGAGCAAGGCACGTGTCTTCGTTTTTGGTAGCGTCGGACGGCCCGGGGCGTACCCGCTGCAACCTGGTGATACGTACTTGGACCTGATCGCTCACGCCGGTGGGCTCAGCGGTCAGAGCCGCGTCGACAGAATATGGATTGTGCGCGCCGCCCGCCAGAATCCCGTCCCAGAAACATCTGGCACCAGCGGCGACAAGACGGCGTCCGCATCCACGACGACACCGGCACCGCGAACTGCCCAACCTTCTCGTACGCGTCGCGAGGAGCAAGCTGCGGGCGAGCCCAGCATCCACCGGGCTTTCGGTGGTGCTCCGTCGCACCTGCAGCCCCCGGCACCACGAGACGGCTCTGTAAGGGCAGGCAGCGCGCAACAGGGCGCGCCGGTTCGAGTCAAAGACCGCTACAGTATTACGGAACTCACACGGCTGGACGCGACGTCGTACGCCGGCACGCCGCAGGACGGCGACCTGATCTACGTCCCGGGACCGAAGGAGCGGAAGCAGAACCTTCTGGATTGGCTCCTAAACATAGGCGTTGGCCGATTGCTCTTCAATGACTGA